In one Natronosalvus amylolyticus genomic region, the following are encoded:
- a CDS encoding GNAT family N-acetyltransferase translates to METGFAIREADAGNAEAIQSVARESWHAAYDGFLGAGTVDGIIDEWYALDSLRSSIRASEHHVFVATNGSPTREDSRLVGFVHGGPWTDEPRIGHLMRLYVRPDSWGRGIGTDLLERAEIALEADGYERCRLEVFARNEDGVGFYESRGYERCDDVFEELDGASYRVLLLEKKLE, encoded by the coding sequence ATGGAAACCGGGTTCGCCATACGCGAGGCCGACGCCGGCAACGCCGAGGCCATCCAGTCGGTCGCTCGAGAAAGCTGGCACGCCGCCTACGACGGCTTTCTCGGTGCTGGCACCGTCGACGGAATTATCGACGAGTGGTACGCCCTCGACTCCCTTCGGTCGTCCATCCGCGCATCCGAACACCACGTTTTCGTCGCAACCAACGGCTCCCCAACACGCGAGGACTCGAGACTCGTTGGATTCGTCCACGGCGGTCCCTGGACTGACGAGCCACGCATTGGCCACCTGATGCGGCTGTACGTCCGTCCGGACAGCTGGGGTCGAGGGATTGGGACTGACCTGCTCGAACGCGCCGAAATCGCACTCGAGGCCGACGGCTACGAGCGGTGTCGACTCGAGGTGTTCGCTCGAAACGAGGATGGCGTCGGTTTCTACGAGAGTCGTGGGTACGAACGGTGTGACGACGTCTTCGAAGAACTCGACGGAGCGTCCTATCGGGTGTTGCTCCTCGAGAAGAAACTCGAGTAG
- a CDS encoding RNA-binding protein produces the protein MQVKSRHHLRSDVVSDIEAVVADRLGVTLDGDAYERVEFEESDWEVVLVDGSPEIAYFDEEPFLTVRGANVYEPSQRIVTVDAGAVSFVSDGADVMRPGITEADELIEPDDLVLIAEESHGKILAVGRARVGGDDMVGSEGKVVDSLHYVGDELYSFSG, from the coding sequence ATGCAGGTCAAATCCCGACACCACCTTCGGAGCGACGTCGTCTCCGACATCGAGGCCGTCGTCGCTGACCGGCTGGGCGTGACCCTCGATGGCGACGCGTACGAGCGCGTCGAGTTCGAAGAGAGCGACTGGGAGGTCGTCCTGGTCGACGGCTCGCCCGAAATTGCCTACTTCGACGAGGAGCCGTTTCTCACCGTCCGCGGGGCGAACGTCTACGAACCATCTCAGCGCATCGTCACCGTCGACGCCGGTGCAGTCTCGTTCGTCTCCGACGGTGCGGACGTGATGCGTCCAGGTATCACCGAAGCCGACGAACTAATCGAACCCGACGACCTCGTGCTAATCGCTGAGGAATCACACGGAAAGATACTCGCAGTCGGCCGTGCGCGCGTCGGTGGCGACGACATGGTCGGCTCGGAGGGAAAAGTCGTCGACTCGCTACACTACGTCGGTGACGAACTGTACTCATTCTCCGGATAA
- a CDS encoding lipoate--protein ligase family protein → MTALADRQWRLIVDDPRDGPTQMALEEIAARTALEDDIRTVRVYDWEPSTLSLGYRQNPDTVDWKFCEENDIGVTRRQTGGGGIYHDAVADISYTIVAPACEVPGDLMECYALFCEPVLDAFSRMGVDAQFADETQDAIYHPSCYLRDINPAHDIVVPNEGRPAQKLSGNAQYRQRDVVIQHGSISFDREPAAHLGVFTTDSVSTETFTDRVTSIREQTGISRERAVSDLASALEDWCDADPVDGWRHGELEAARELAARKFGADSWIRNREVLEEAADR, encoded by the coding sequence ATGACCGCACTCGCCGACCGCCAGTGGCGGCTGATCGTGGACGACCCCCGAGATGGCCCCACCCAGATGGCACTCGAGGAGATTGCCGCACGGACGGCTCTCGAAGACGACATCCGAACCGTTCGCGTCTACGACTGGGAGCCCTCCACGCTCTCTCTCGGCTATCGACAGAATCCGGACACCGTCGATTGGAAGTTCTGTGAGGAGAACGACATCGGCGTCACGCGACGTCAGACCGGTGGTGGCGGCATCTATCACGACGCCGTTGCCGACATTTCGTATACCATCGTCGCACCCGCTTGTGAGGTCCCTGGCGACCTGATGGAGTGTTATGCGCTGTTCTGTGAGCCGGTTCTCGATGCGTTTTCCCGCATGGGTGTCGACGCGCAGTTCGCCGACGAAACACAGGACGCTATCTATCACCCGTCCTGTTATCTTCGGGATATCAATCCCGCCCACGACATCGTGGTTCCGAACGAAGGGAGACCAGCACAGAAACTCAGCGGTAACGCCCAGTATCGCCAGCGAGACGTCGTGATCCAGCACGGATCGATCAGTTTCGACCGCGAGCCAGCGGCCCACCTTGGCGTGTTCACCACGGATAGCGTGTCGACCGAGACGTTCACCGACCGCGTTACGAGCATCCGCGAACAGACCGGAATCAGCCGTGAACGTGCGGTTTCTGACCTGGCAAGCGCACTCGAGGACTGGTGTGACGCCGACCCCGTCGACGGCTGGCGTCACGGCGAACTCGAGGCCGCCCGCGAGTTAGCCGCCCGGAAGTTCGGTGCCGATAGCTGGATTCGAAATCGCGAAGTGCTCGAGGAAGCGGCCGACAGGTGA
- a CDS encoding DUF1028 domain-containing protein, whose protein sequence is MTFSICVHETYENEDGEEHDRFGVAVTTRLPGVGTLCPFASENGAVATQSLVNVELGRKGIEYIDDGLAVEDALEALLNADDGASNRQLHGVDREGTFVFSGEDCKDWFGHLEGEGFTVAGNLLTGESVIQATADAYEDGRDGDAPLAERLVDALAAGQAEGGDKREELRVQSAAVRVETTEEPALEPFYNNLRVDASLEPIVDLEETYELAVEGYEKTLELYEDAYEDDEMGEDDEKGS, encoded by the coding sequence GTGACGTTCAGCATCTGCGTTCACGAGACCTACGAGAACGAGGACGGCGAGGAACACGACCGCTTTGGCGTCGCGGTGACGACCCGGCTCCCCGGCGTTGGCACGCTCTGTCCGTTCGCGAGCGAGAACGGGGCCGTGGCGACCCAGAGTCTGGTCAACGTCGAACTCGGACGCAAGGGAATCGAGTACATCGACGACGGTCTCGCCGTCGAGGACGCCCTCGAGGCGCTGCTCAACGCCGACGACGGGGCGTCGAACCGCCAGCTTCACGGCGTCGACCGCGAGGGAACGTTCGTGTTCTCGGGCGAGGACTGCAAAGACTGGTTCGGACACCTCGAGGGCGAGGGATTCACCGTCGCCGGGAACCTGCTCACCGGCGAGTCGGTGATCCAGGCGACGGCAGACGCCTACGAAGACGGACGGGACGGCGACGCCCCGCTGGCCGAACGACTGGTCGACGCGCTCGCCGCCGGACAGGCCGAAGGCGGTGACAAACGCGAGGAGCTACGGGTCCAGAGCGCTGCTGTGCGCGTCGAAACCACCGAAGAGCCCGCACTCGAGCCGTTCTACAACAATCTGCGCGTCGACGCCAGCCTCGAGCCGATCGTCGACCTCGAGGAGACGTACGAACTGGCAGTAGAGGGCTACGAAAAGACGCTCGAACTGTACGAAGACGCCTACGAGGATGATGAGATGGGTGAGGATGATGAAAAAGGAAGCTGA
- a CDS encoding HU family DNA-binding protein, which yields MIRGTTTRNRRDSQGTGTTRRALLATGGALAMGSMAGCVGRIASAATNTIATPAIHYGGGAGTVALSYDDPSNRALEADPSTVISLVGSVDGSVGPVSGSVDLEGWFTNSSTKAQDYNSVRSNKRRSEYQPEPGDPVVDVLERERSLLETVGSCLEALEDRDRAAATRALETMARTIDEIQELIESCPGDVCKTVREHADTRHLGTRRAQTALEDGNWDEATEEVEAVKDVVEGDIVLLEATLEPAADELAPVDAAVYEYLAGDPTVGERFVFSLPAASVPGGGPALADSLTPGRVLSGLADDGRSCAQDDNTLYCWGNNERAALSSVIDPDGNAERGVRATTTRDGVCVTGVPADADGASSVLAVSQERASSAHFQARSKRRNTLEEWGSETDSGGIRVTSTFVCPVAATPPGCSAPIPALLWFTRLTRGDQCLYAGGWLIDDGALYADSCTLLVADGLPEVLDVTSADADRRNAISGRLERELSAQGSMVYDGAAGSDLLRHCPDVFRSGEGLEEITTLAAASISKRSARTGRNPQTGKEIQIAAGVDDGTDGEIRCVCTHLRGPVLHLEDDSCSADGRLDRCERTLHGLESA from the coding sequence ATGATTCGGGGGACTACCACACGAAACCGACGAGACTCGCAGGGAACGGGGACGACGCGGCGGGCACTGCTCGCCACCGGCGGAGCCCTCGCAATGGGAAGTATGGCAGGCTGTGTCGGGCGAATTGCGAGTGCAGCAACCAATACGATTGCCACACCGGCGATCCACTACGGCGGCGGGGCCGGAACGGTCGCCCTCTCGTATGACGACCCCTCGAACCGGGCACTCGAGGCCGACCCGAGCACCGTCATCTCGCTCGTGGGGAGCGTCGATGGGAGCGTCGGCCCCGTGTCGGGGTCGGTGGACCTCGAGGGCTGGTTCACCAATTCGAGCACGAAAGCCCAGGATTACAACTCCGTTCGCTCGAACAAACGCAGGAGCGAGTACCAACCGGAACCAGGCGACCCGGTAGTGGACGTGCTCGAACGCGAGCGTTCACTGCTCGAGACAGTCGGTTCCTGTCTCGAAGCGCTCGAGGACCGCGACCGGGCGGCGGCGACACGGGCACTCGAAACGATGGCAAGAACGATCGACGAGATACAGGAATTGATCGAAAGCTGTCCGGGAGACGTCTGTAAAACGGTTCGCGAGCATGCAGATACCCGACACCTCGGGACGCGACGGGCCCAAACGGCCCTGGAAGACGGTAACTGGGACGAAGCAACCGAGGAAGTCGAAGCCGTCAAAGACGTCGTCGAGGGCGATATCGTCCTCCTCGAGGCGACGCTCGAGCCCGCTGCCGACGAACTCGCGCCCGTCGATGCGGCCGTCTACGAGTATCTGGCTGGCGACCCAACGGTAGGCGAGCGATTCGTCTTCTCACTGCCAGCTGCAAGCGTCCCCGGCGGCGGCCCGGCTCTGGCCGACTCGCTCACCCCCGGGCGGGTGCTTTCCGGACTGGCTGACGATGGACGAAGCTGTGCTCAAGACGACAATACGCTCTACTGTTGGGGGAATAACGAGCGAGCCGCCCTGTCGTCAGTCATCGACCCGGACGGGAACGCCGAGCGTGGCGTTCGGGCAACCACGACCCGAGATGGCGTTTGCGTGACCGGCGTCCCCGCAGACGCCGACGGTGCTTCCTCCGTCCTCGCCGTCTCCCAGGAACGAGCATCGTCAGCTCACTTCCAGGCTCGCTCGAAGCGGAGAAACACGCTCGAGGAGTGGGGTTCTGAGACCGACAGCGGCGGTATCCGCGTTACCTCGACGTTCGTCTGTCCGGTCGCCGCCACGCCGCCAGGCTGTTCCGCCCCGATTCCCGCCCTGCTGTGGTTCACTCGTCTCACTCGAGGCGATCAGTGTCTGTACGCCGGTGGCTGGCTCATCGATGACGGCGCGCTGTACGCCGACTCGTGTACACTGCTCGTTGCCGACGGGCTACCAGAGGTACTCGACGTGACGAGTGCCGATGCCGACCGACGGAACGCCATATCGGGTCGCCTCGAGCGCGAATTGAGTGCGCAGGGGTCGATGGTCTACGACGGCGCGGCCGGCTCCGACCTGCTTCGTCACTGCCCCGACGTTTTCCGTTCGGGGGAGGGCCTCGAGGAAATTACCACCCTTGCGGCGGCCTCGATCAGCAAGCGGAGTGCCCGAACCGGACGCAATCCCCAGACAGGCAAGGAGATTCAGATCGCCGCCGGAGTAGACGACGGTACCGACGGCGAAATCAGGTGTGTCTGTACGCACCTGCGGGGTCCGGTGTTACATCTCGAGGACGACAGCTGTTCGGCCGACGGGCGTCTTGATCGATGTGAACGAACGCTCCACGGACTCGAATCGGCCTGA
- a CDS encoding DUF5808 domain-containing protein, producing the protein MADKPTSGEIFGVPYNFERPSFGRMLSSHWKPGEGMLVEKPFGIGYTLNLANWRSWIVVAVAGALLWQQQQSESKGADEAAADEPVEVIVDDESDD; encoded by the coding sequence ATGGCAGATAAACCCACCTCCGGTGAAATCTTTGGCGTACCGTACAATTTTGAGCGACCGAGTTTCGGACGGATGCTCTCGTCACACTGGAAGCCCGGGGAAGGAATGCTCGTCGAGAAACCCTTCGGGATCGGCTACACGCTCAACCTGGCGAACTGGCGTTCGTGGATCGTCGTCGCCGTCGCCGGCGCGCTCCTCTGGCAACAACAACAGAGCGAATCCAAGGGGGCCGACGAGGCGGCTGCCGACGAACCCGTCGAAGTCATCGTCGACGACGAGAGCGACGACTAA
- a CDS encoding RNB domain-containing ribonuclease, which yields MSDDAQAAAGTAEGQGPVQISEDMARHLENKREELFEKFEIRDEFPEPVLEEARELTQDPQADIDEELEHRRDLREMTTWTTDPIDAQDFDDALSIEEREEEYVLWVHIADVTHYVHPESKMWAEAVERGNTVYLPAYTIHMLPPVLAESVCSLVPNEERLAHTVEMHLDKETLSYESIDIYKSVIESDERLTYSQAENRLDDPDAPLHEENKLVFEVANEMHEIRKEDGSLVLNPSRDRAHTIIEECMLKANKAVTHELMWSRGVEAMYRVHPQPTPDEWSKALQEIQDLDGVSIPGDTWDDPRKAVNATLETAPGRQLDKIQWAVMKVMPRAKYMNDPFGGHHALNFEIYGHFTSPIRRLSDLINHWIVYQNDVPENLIELCDRASDKQKAAETCEREYKGFLSEVGLDAQAVNNRGLEVVEESEAERTL from the coding sequence ATGAGCGACGACGCACAGGCCGCAGCCGGCACGGCCGAAGGGCAGGGCCCGGTCCAGATTTCCGAGGACATGGCACGCCATCTCGAGAACAAACGCGAGGAACTGTTCGAGAAGTTCGAAATCCGGGACGAGTTCCCCGAACCCGTCCTCGAGGAGGCCAGAGAATTGACCCAGGACCCACAGGCCGACATCGACGAGGAACTCGAGCATCGGCGGGACCTGCGGGAGATGACCACGTGGACGACCGACCCTATCGACGCCCAGGACTTCGACGACGCGCTTTCGATCGAAGAGCGAGAGGAGGAGTACGTCCTCTGGGTCCACATCGCCGACGTGACCCACTACGTCCACCCCGAGTCGAAGATGTGGGCTGAGGCCGTCGAGCGCGGGAACACGGTCTACCTGCCGGCGTACACCATCCACATGTTGCCGCCGGTGCTCGCGGAATCCGTCTGCTCGCTCGTGCCGAACGAGGAGCGACTGGCCCACACCGTGGAGATGCATCTGGACAAGGAGACACTTTCCTACGAGTCGATCGACATCTACAAATCCGTCATCGAATCGGACGAGCGACTCACCTACTCACAGGCCGAAAACCGCCTCGACGACCCCGACGCGCCGCTGCACGAGGAGAACAAGCTGGTTTTTGAGGTCGCCAACGAGATGCACGAAATCCGCAAGGAAGACGGCTCGCTCGTGCTCAATCCGAGCCGCGACCGGGCTCACACCATCATCGAAGAGTGTATGCTCAAGGCGAACAAGGCGGTCACGCACGAACTGATGTGGTCTCGAGGCGTCGAGGCGATGTATCGCGTCCACCCGCAGCCAACGCCCGACGAGTGGTCGAAAGCGCTGCAAGAGATTCAGGATCTAGATGGTGTTTCCATCCCCGGCGATACGTGGGACGACCCTCGAAAGGCCGTCAACGCGACCCTCGAGACGGCTCCTGGTCGCCAACTCGATAAGATCCAGTGGGCGGTCATGAAGGTGATGCCGCGCGCGAAGTACATGAACGACCCGTTCGGCGGTCACCACGCGCTCAACTTCGAGATTTACGGCCACTTCACCAGTCCGATTCGCCGACTGAGCGACCTGATCAATCACTGGATCGTCTACCAGAACGACGTCCCCGAGAACCTGATCGAACTGTGTGACCGAGCGAGCGATAAACAGAAGGCGGCCGAAACGTGCGAACGCGAGTACAAAGGCTTCCTCTCGGAGGTAGGTCTCGACGCGCAGGCGGTCAACAACCGTGGCCTCGAGGTCGTCGAAGAGAGCGAGGCCGAACGAACGTTGTGA
- a CDS encoding DUF7562 family protein, giving the protein MRFSRWRTEMVTCIACGNRLSRADAREYDKYGNRWDREGKTFEYLCKPCDRDRCRADRGGLEDQLVALEAGEHSQEAFLRRYRCAIERKRLEGP; this is encoded by the coding sequence ATGAGGTTCTCGCGGTGGCGAACCGAGATGGTCACCTGTATCGCCTGTGGCAACCGGCTCTCTCGGGCCGATGCGCGCGAATATGACAAGTACGGCAATCGCTGGGACCGCGAGGGGAAGACCTTCGAGTACCTGTGTAAGCCCTGTGACCGTGATCGCTGCCGCGCCGATAGAGGGGGGCTCGAGGACCAGCTCGTCGCCCTCGAGGCTGGCGAACACTCACAGGAAGCGTTTTTGCGTCGATATCGGTGTGCGATCGAGCGGAAACGGCTCGAGGGTCCCTGA
- the thrC gene encoding threonine synthase — translation MGLERRCYACDRMTEQPRARCDCGEPLWFPVRPLEAWPADGGPAGSIWRYRDALPVDRPAGDLAPGVTPLLSVPTLRKETGLDLWLKDEGRNPTGSFKDRGSAVGVGVALERATDGSSEGTTTEPARIATVSHGNMALSTAACAAAADLEATVFVPEDIASERLVAMGAFDPEIVRVRGDYGRLYHDVLELGVRHGVTVCNSDVPSRVAGQKTLAFELLEAVSDLDAIVLPVSSGGNASAVWKGLLEMCAGGLCPDLPALYLVQAAACDPIARAYRADDDVVTPIDDPDVTVAYSIANADPPSGTRALAAVRDTCGSVVSVDDDAILAAQRRLATAGMRVEPSSATTLAAITTLCESGSLEPGDRVAGVLTGRGYGGGGTEPESTVSTRDALDAVFST, via the coding sequence ATGGGTCTCGAGCGCCGCTGTTATGCCTGCGACCGAATGACCGAGCAACCACGCGCAAGATGCGACTGCGGTGAGCCGCTGTGGTTTCCGGTTCGACCGCTCGAGGCGTGGCCGGCGGACGGTGGACCGGCGGGTTCGATCTGGCGGTATCGTGACGCCCTCCCGGTCGACCGGCCAGCTGGCGATCTCGCGCCAGGGGTGACGCCCTTGCTCTCGGTTCCAACCCTCCGCAAGGAGACGGGTCTCGACCTCTGGCTCAAAGACGAGGGGCGGAATCCGACGGGCAGTTTCAAAGACCGGGGAAGCGCCGTCGGTGTCGGGGTCGCACTCGAGCGTGCGACCGACGGCTCGTCCGAGGGAACGACCACCGAACCCGCTCGAATCGCGACCGTCTCCCACGGCAATATGGCGCTGAGCACCGCGGCTTGTGCCGCCGCGGCCGACCTCGAGGCAACCGTTTTCGTCCCCGAAGACATCGCAAGCGAGCGCCTGGTCGCGATGGGCGCGTTCGACCCGGAGATCGTTCGCGTGCGCGGTGACTACGGTCGGCTCTACCACGACGTCCTCGAACTGGGTGTTCGTCACGGCGTCACGGTCTGTAACTCGGACGTGCCGTCCCGCGTGGCGGGCCAGAAAACCCTCGCGTTCGAACTCCTCGAGGCGGTGTCCGATCTCGATGCCATCGTCCTCCCCGTTTCCAGTGGGGGGAACGCGAGTGCCGTCTGGAAGGGACTGCTCGAGATGTGCGCTGGCGGGTTATGTCCCGACCTTCCCGCGTTGTACCTCGTGCAGGCCGCGGCCTGTGATCCGATCGCTCGCGCCTATCGTGCCGACGACGACGTTGTGACACCGATCGACGATCCTGATGTCACGGTGGCGTACTCGATTGCGAACGCTGATCCACCGAGCGGAACGCGTGCACTCGCCGCCGTTCGCGACACGTGCGGTTCGGTCGTTTCGGTCGACGACGACGCCATACTCGCCGCTCAGCGCCGACTCGCAACCGCCGGTATGCGGGTCGAACCATCGTCGGCGACCACGCTGGCAGCGATCACGACGCTGTGTGAGTCAGGATCCCTCGAGCCAGGTGACCGTGTCGCCGGCGTCCTGACGGGGCGGGGCTACGGAGGCGGCGGTACCGAGCCGGAGTCGACAGTCAGCACTCGCGACGCCCTTGATGCCGTCTTTTCGACCTGA
- the pcp gene encoding pyroglutamyl-peptidase I: MTTILLTGYEPFGEFDRNPASRLAMRLDGTTCAGGSIVGRQLPVAFDRARLALLELLERHDPEIVLSLGLAAGRPGLSLERVGINLRDTNGTPDNDDRDVIDEPVTADGPDAYFATVPVREMVESMNEAGIPATLSTNAGTHLCNDILYATRHHVETTDFEARSGFVHVPFSHEGAAAREDTQPSMSLETMARGLEVGIETAITAESSPLR, translated from the coding sequence ATGACGACCATCTTGCTCACCGGTTACGAACCCTTCGGCGAGTTCGACCGCAACCCCGCGAGTCGGCTGGCGATGCGACTCGACGGCACCACGTGTGCCGGAGGCTCGATCGTCGGCCGCCAACTTCCCGTCGCGTTCGACCGGGCCAGACTTGCCCTGCTCGAGTTACTCGAGCGACACGACCCCGAGATCGTCCTCTCGCTGGGACTCGCTGCCGGCCGACCGGGGCTCTCACTCGAGCGGGTCGGGATCAATCTGCGGGATACGAACGGCACGCCCGATAACGACGACCGAGACGTGATCGACGAACCGGTCACCGCTGATGGGCCGGACGCGTATTTCGCGACCGTTCCCGTTCGCGAAATGGTCGAGTCGATGAACGAGGCCGGAATTCCGGCGACGCTGTCGACCAACGCGGGAACTCATCTCTGTAACGACATCCTCTACGCGACCCGCCACCACGTCGAGACGACCGATTTCGAGGCCCGGTCGGGATTCGTTCACGTCCCGTTCAGCCACGAGGGGGCCGCGGCGCGCGAGGACACCCAACCGAGTATGTCCCTCGAGACGATGGCTCGAGGTCTCGAGGTCGGTATCGAGACGGCGATCACAGCGGAGAGTAGCCCGTTACGGTAG